The Mycolicibacterium monacense genome contains the following window.
GCTTGCCCTTCTTGAACGCCATCAACGTCGGGATCGAGCGGATGTCGGCGGCAGCGGCGAGCTGCTGCTCGGCCTCGGTGTCGACCTTGGCGTGCACGACGTCCGGGTGCTTCTCGGACGACGCGGCGAAGGTCGGGGCGAATGCGCGACACGGCCCGCACCAGGAGGCCCAGAAATCGACGAGCACGATCTCGTTGTCGGTGATCGTCTCGTTGAACTGATCTGCGGTAAGGTCTCGCGTGGTCATGCCTGTCCTAACGTCGTCAGATCTACCTATGTTCCCTCGACGGGGGTGCGCAAACCGGCGCGCCTCGTCGAGCACCACTCGGCT
Protein-coding sequences here:
- the trxA gene encoding thioredoxin; translation: MTTRDLTADQFNETITDNEIVLVDFWASWCGPCRAFAPTFAASSEKHPDVVHAKVDTEAEQQLAAAADIRSIPTLMAFKKGKLVFNQAGALPPAALEDLVQKVKEFDIDAAMAQQENAQSE